Proteins from a genomic interval of Gossypium hirsutum isolate 1008001.06 chromosome A09, Gossypium_hirsutum_v2.1, whole genome shotgun sequence:
- the LOC121205971 gene encoding uncharacterized protein translates to MANEHPNREEMYRVFRSLWYTKEDVDFVALKEGAVIVKFGCLEDRSRILNLMPWLFDKCLFSMVPFVKGKNIADYEFWLSPFWLRVYNIPIEFMDRQLALDVGNAIGALMAIDWKDRNGAWTEFMRLKVKIDISKPLRRVVKFVSDAGEEMIGVIKYERLPDFCYLCGLIGHTTRRCQNNRAGDVIEDSNLQYGSWMRVPFVNPTQDRNRRRNGVEIVKENANTTADKEESQTNSKVESGYSGLKSNEKEGEEASITTSPVEQRINKPIRDSMGRFKHKRKRMRMLNGNSFEESPSKNVKRRLMESVSPVQAVAGDQPRPAQ, encoded by the coding sequence ATGGCAAATGAGCATCCGAACAGAGAAGAAATGTACAGAGTGTTCAGGTCCTTGTGGTATACTAAGGAAGATGTGGACTTTGTTGCGTTGAAAGAAGGGGCTGTCATAGTAAAATTTGGATGCTTGGAGGATCGGAGTCGAATCCTCAATCTTATGCCTTGGCTATTTGATAAATGCTTATTTTCAATGGTCCCATTTGTCAAGGGAAAGAACATAGCTGATTACGAGTTTTGGCTATCGCCTTTTTGGCTACGAGTTTATAATATTCCTATAGAATTCATGGATCGTCAACTGGCACTGGATGTGGGGAATGCCATAGGTGCTTTGATGGCTATAGATTGGAAGGATAGGAATGGGGCGTGGACTGAGTTTATGAGGCTAAAAGTTAAAATAGATATCTCAAAACCTTTGAGGAGGGTGGTGAAGTTCGTGAGCGATGCTGGTGAAGAAATGATAGGGGTTATAAAGTACGAGCGGCTCCCTGACTTTTGTTATTTGTGTGGGTTGATAGGACATACCACTAGAAGGTGTCAAAACAATAGGGCGGGTGATGTGATAGAGGATTCAAACCTGCAGTATGGAAGTTGGATGAGGGTTCCATTTGTGAACCCGACTCAGGACAGGAACAGGAGAAGAAATGGGGTGGAAATTGTTAAGGAAAACGCCAATACGACTGCAGATAAGGAGGAGAGTCAAACAAATTCTAAAGTTGAAAGTGGGTACTCTGGTCTGAAAAGTAATGAGAAGGAAGGTGAAGAAGCCTCGATAACGACATCCCCGGTGGAACAAAGAATCAATAAGCCAATTCGGGATAGTATGGGACGGTTCAAGCATAAAAGAAAGCGAATGAGGATGTTGAATGGAAATAGCTTTGAAGAAAGCCCGTCCAAAAACGTTAAGAGGAGATTAATGGAAAGTGTTTCACCTGTTCAGGCGGTGGCTGGTGACCAGCCTCGCCCTGCACAATGA
- the LOC121205970 gene encoding uncharacterized protein produces MIKERLDRFLILASDVESFPFTETKVIRQSNSDHNAIVLDTKGRKLREEQRDSRLMFRYDICWAKELEAKNIIKNAWKMDTEDIMDKLEKVGHDLGAWQFKRYKRMRRQIDALKSNINRLIDKPVEVYDGNKLKAMRIKLRKLLDREEQYWAQRSRVTWPKEWDRNTRFFHVRATSRKKKNRIEKLKDMHGNWRENTKDICEAAREYFQNLFESTLHMDETLNLDYIDTCIS; encoded by the coding sequence ATGATCAAAGAAAGATTGGATCGTTTTTTAATCTTGGCTAGTGATGTGGAAAGCTTCCCGTTCACTGAAACCAAGGTCATTCGACAGTCTAACTCCGACCACAATGCTATTGTGCTTGATACTAAGGGTCGAAAGCTTAGAGAAGAGCAAAGGGATTCTAGGCTTATgtttagatatgatatatgctgGGCTAAAGAGCTGGAAgctaaaaatatcattaaaaatgcTTGGAAGATGGATACGGAGGATATAATGGATAAGTTAGAGAAGGTGGGACATGACCTGGGAGCGTGGCAGTTTAAGAGGTACAAGAGAATGAGAAGACAGATTGATGCGCTTAAGTCCAATATTAATAGGCTCATTGATAAACCTGTGGAAGTGTACGATGGAAACAAACTTAAAGCCATGAGAATAAAGCTAAGGAAACTGCTGGACAGAGAGGAGCAGTACTGGGCACAGAGATCAAGAGTTACATGGCCGAAAGAGTGGGACAGAAATACTAGGTTTTTTCACGTGAGGGCTACCAGCAGAAAAAAGAAGAACAGAATTGAAAAGCTGAAAGACATGCATGGCAACTGGAGGGAGAATACAAAGGATATTTGCGAGGCTGCCAGGGAGTATTTCCAAAATCTATTTGAGTCAACGTTACATATGGATGAAACATTAAATCTTGACTATATTGATACTTGTATTTCATGA